A genomic segment from Dethiosulfovibrio russensis encodes:
- a CDS encoding glycerol dehydratase reactivase beta/small subunit family protein: MTSCLRIDEDDRPAIHLYVSPETEDSAVSLVAAGAEEEGIPLRWIFGKGSASDLAKEGSLSSPLQVGAGLDSQGIAVTFATYRERGAYLEESFEEFDRSLLLRWLGQAAARFVKKEPLPEWRCRSNQESDRSGEDGIEAIVAQVLKSLKRTEAMHR, from the coding sequence ATGACGTCCTGTTTGAGGATAGACGAGGACGACAGGCCTGCGATCCACCTTTACGTGTCTCCCGAGACGGAGGATTCTGCCGTCTCTCTGGTGGCGGCCGGAGCGGAAGAGGAGGGAATACCCCTCCGTTGGATATTCGGAAAAGGATCGGCCTCGGATCTAGCCAAAGAGGGCAGTTTGTCATCTCCCCTTCAGGTAGGAGCGGGGCTGGATTCTCAGGGAATAGCGGTGACCTTCGCCACCTACAGAGAGCGGGGAGCTTATCTGGAGGAGAGTTTCGAGGAGTTCGATAGGTCGCTGCTACTTCGATGGCTTGGGCAGGCCGCGGCTAGATTCGTGAAAAAAGAGCCTCTGCCGGAGTGGAGATGCAGGTCGAACCAGGAATCGGACCGATCCGGCGAGGATGGAATTGAAGCCATTGTGGCTCAGGTATTGAAGAGCCTTAAGAGGACGGAGGCGATGCACCGATGA
- a CDS encoding BMC domain-containing protein, with the protein MNEPRTAMGFIETVGLVAAIAAADGALKSANVKLIGRENSRGDGMVTVKIAGDVGAVKAAISAAKAAVKPFGTVVSAQVIPRPAVGFGPVMAYNDDTESAADWLFEAAPGETTGKVVTVEGTPSIGKKDRWEADMENVSQGRTKGRRKASTRKRSSSSKEVSEEKQSSKSGGRRRRKTSPNKGTAKTDVPDSIEDGTEEKKVEIKKVEGSPEMKTNSDSEKKSKTEVGKPRKTESEKIQEKPSDDASGPVEG; encoded by the coding sequence ATGAACGAACCTAGAACGGCCATGGGTTTTATCGAGACCGTCGGTCTCGTTGCGGCCATCGCTGCGGCCGACGGGGCCCTTAAGAGCGCCAATGTGAAATTAATCGGCAGAGAGAATTCCAGAGGAGACGGTATGGTCACGGTAAAGATCGCTGGAGACGTCGGAGCGGTCAAGGCGGCCATATCGGCAGCGAAGGCTGCGGTAAAGCCCTTCGGAACTGTGGTGTCCGCTCAGGTGATCCCTCGTCCCGCTGTCGGGTTCGGGCCGGTGATGGCCTATAACGACGATACCGAATCGGCGGCGGACTGGCTCTTTGAGGCGGCTCCCGGTGAAACTACCGGAAAGGTCGTGACGGTCGAGGGAACTCCCTCTATAGGGAAAAAAGACCGATGGGAGGCGGACATGGAAAACGTCTCTCAAGGAAGGACGAAAGGACGCAGAAAGGCGAGTACCCGTAAGAGGTCGAGCTCGTCCAAAGAAGTATCCGAGGAAAAACAATCGAGTAAATCCGGCGGAAGAAGGCGCAGGAAAACCTCTCCCAACAAGGGGACTGCGAAGACCGACGTACCCGATTCTATCGAAGATGGAACGGAAGAAAAGAAGGTCGAGATAAAAAAAGTCGAGGGATCGCCAGAGATGAAGACTAATTCTGATTCTGAGAAGAAATCCAAGACGGAAGTCGGTAAGCCTCGTAAAACGGAGAGCGAGAAAATCCAGGAGAAACCCTCCGACGATGCCTCCGGGCCCGTCGAAGGATAA
- a CDS encoding BMC domain-containing protein: MGQEALGLIETRGLVAAIEGADAMVKAANVALIGQRLSGAGLVTVMVRGDVGAVKAAVDAGCAAASRIGEVVSTHVIPRPHMDTEKILPVGGVDTLSASND; the protein is encoded by the coding sequence ATGGGACAGGAAGCATTGGGATTGATCGAGACTAGAGGGCTCGTAGCAGCTATAGAGGGAGCGGACGCGATGGTCAAGGCAGCCAACGTCGCACTAATAGGCCAGAGGCTCAGCGGAGCCGGATTGGTGACCGTAATGGTACGAGGCGATGTAGGAGCGGTAAAAGCCGCGGTGGATGCCGGATGTGCTGCAGCGAGCAGAATCGGAGAGGTCGTCTCCACTCACGTTATCCCTAGGCCCCACATGGATACGGAGAAGATCCTTCCAGTCGGAGGAGTAGATACCCTCTCCGCATCGAACGACTAG
- the pduL gene encoding phosphate propanoyltransferase, with amino-acid sequence MAISKDLVDKIVSEILQSLPESRVEHDLALVVAGVSNRHVHLSRKDGDRLFGSGHELTPIKDLRQPGQFACKETVTLGTSGGVLESVRVLGPYRKATQVEISASDARRLRIKAPLVKSGADLPCDPVTLIGPAGSITVEGGVGIAWRHLHLTPLRAAELSLKDGQEVSVEVPGDRGIVFNRVWVRVSDSMEVEFHVDVDEANSCGLSTGDMVRVLGS; translated from the coding sequence ATGGCGATTTCGAAAGATCTGGTGGACAAAATAGTGAGCGAGATCCTCCAGAGCTTGCCCGAGTCGCGTGTCGAGCACGATCTGGCTCTCGTAGTGGCCGGGGTCAGCAATCGCCACGTTCATCTTTCTCGGAAGGACGGCGATAGACTTTTCGGTTCCGGCCACGAGCTTACGCCCATAAAGGATCTACGTCAGCCCGGACAGTTCGCCTGCAAGGAGACGGTTACCCTGGGCACTTCAGGAGGGGTTTTGGAATCGGTGCGTGTCCTTGGCCCCTACCGTAAGGCTACCCAGGTGGAGATCTCTGCGTCCGATGCCAGACGGCTCAGGATAAAGGCCCCCTTGGTAAAAAGCGGTGCCGACCTTCCCTGTGATCCCGTAACGCTAATTGGCCCCGCCGGTTCCATTACGGTCGAAGGAGGGGTGGGCATAGCCTGGAGACATCTGCATCTCACTCCTCTCAGAGCGGCGGAACTATCCCTGAAGGATGGGCAGGAAGTGTCGGTGGAGGTGCCGGGAGACAGAGGAATCGTTTTCAACCGCGTCTGGGTGAGGGTCAGCGATTCTATGGAGGTAGAGTTTCACGTGGATGTGGACGAAGCTAATTCCTGCGGTCTTTCCACCGGCGATATGGTCAGGGTGCTCGGATCATGA
- the eutJ gene encoding ethanolamine utilization protein EutJ, with protein MTSWLTPELSLCGQVFREGTAEGENPGNICLGFDLGTTNMVLVALDEEGFPIGAVMEPSKASVRDGVVVDYLEAIRGMKVCLDRLSRGIPIDESVAVGAAAYPPGISPKTAKVCANVVEALGFECGGLYEEPSAAAEALGMADGVIVDIGGGTTGISVVRDEKVIFSSDEPTGGTHMTLVLAGALGVDFDRAEEEKRKNRNRYAPLLKPVLEKMATIVRDELERCPESDGLPVVLVGGGADIVGVEGVMEPIIGRPVSMAPESLLVTPLGIARSLWRDRYGSK; from the coding sequence ATGACCTCTTGGCTTACCCCCGAACTCTCTCTTTGCGGACAGGTCTTTCGAGAAGGGACGGCAGAAGGAGAAAACCCCGGAAATATCTGTCTCGGCTTCGATCTGGGGACCACCAACATGGTATTGGTGGCCTTGGACGAGGAAGGCTTTCCGATAGGAGCGGTTATGGAGCCCTCTAAAGCCTCCGTCAGAGACGGAGTCGTGGTCGATTATCTCGAGGCGATCAGAGGAATGAAGGTCTGTCTCGACCGGCTTTCGAGGGGGATCCCCATCGACGAATCCGTTGCGGTGGGAGCCGCCGCCTATCCTCCTGGGATATCCCCTAAAACCGCCAAGGTCTGTGCCAACGTGGTGGAAGCTTTGGGATTTGAGTGTGGAGGGCTGTACGAGGAGCCCTCCGCCGCGGCAGAGGCGTTGGGCATGGCCGACGGTGTGATCGTCGACATAGGCGGAGGGACTACAGGCATATCCGTCGTGAGGGATGAAAAAGTGATCTTCTCCTCCGACGAACCTACTGGGGGTACCCATATGACACTTGTTCTGGCTGGAGCCTTGGGTGTCGATTTCGACAGGGCAGAAGAGGAAAAGAGAAAAAACAGGAACAGATATGCCCCTCTTTTGAAACCCGTACTCGAGAAGATGGCGACCATAGTCAGGGACGAACTGGAGAGATGTCCCGAGTCGGACGGACTTCCGGTAGTCCTGGTAGGGGGGGGAGCCGACATCGTCGGAGTGGAGGGCGTGATGGAACCGATAATAGGCCGTCCCGTATCCATGGCCCCCGAAAGTCTTTTGGTTACGCCGCTGGGGATCGCTCGTTCTCTTTGGAGGGACCGTTATGGATCTAAATAA
- a CDS encoding EutN/CcmL family microcompartment protein has translation MKLGRVVGNVVATRKDDRLIGHKLLIVRLLSPKGDGDLGPSVKGENFMVAVDMVGAGIGEDVIVCSGSSAAKSSGVPDAPIDGAIVGIVDSADVDPREVG, from the coding sequence ATGAAATTGGGCAGGGTCGTAGGCAACGTGGTAGCTACCAGAAAAGACGATCGACTTATCGGACATAAACTGCTGATAGTTCGTCTCCTCTCCCCCAAGGGGGACGGCGATCTAGGTCCTTCCGTCAAGGGAGAAAACTTTATGGTCGCGGTCGATATGGTCGGTGCTGGCATAGGAGAGGATGTAATAGTCTGTTCCGGCAGCTCTGCCGCTAAATCCTCCGGCGTTCCGGATGCCCCTATCGACGGCGCTATAGTCGGTATCGTCGATTCTGCCGACGTGGACCCAAGAGAGGTCGGTTAG
- a CDS encoding cob(I)yrinic acid a,c-diamide adenosyltransferase yields the protein MGRLYTGGGDGGTTSLLDGTRVQKDDPRIDLNGTLDEAQAAIGMARSMAPGRFLSDMEELEHTLFLLMAYVARGDRDIPSPSADLFEKKIDGLESLWPHDRSFVRPGKSPSGAALHLARTITRRAEREALPLFRRHLIDEDSYRLINRLSDYIFALAVACDEESVVEEITRKVIKELIRMSCKEGEGRLSLKTALDLVSAAEEKASQISVPMAITVSDEKGPLVFNRMDGVLPVSVGLSGKKAKTALGLRKTTSEVYDLVQPGAPLYGLQSDPDLCCFGGGIPLTDKEGKVVGAVGVSGGSVEEDIEVAEAAVSLWKEKEVR from the coding sequence ATGGGCAGACTCTACACTGGAGGAGGGGACGGAGGCACTACGTCCTTATTGGACGGGACCAGGGTTCAAAAAGACGACCCCCGAATAGATCTCAACGGAACCCTCGATGAAGCTCAGGCAGCCATAGGAATGGCCAGGAGCATGGCTCCCGGGAGGTTCTTATCCGATATGGAGGAGCTGGAACACACCCTTTTCCTCCTGATGGCCTACGTGGCTCGAGGAGATAGGGACATACCGTCGCCATCGGCCGATCTGTTTGAGAAAAAAATAGACGGACTCGAGAGCCTTTGGCCTCACGATAGATCTTTCGTCCGGCCGGGAAAGTCCCCTTCCGGTGCAGCGCTTCATCTGGCCCGCACCATAACCAGAAGAGCGGAGAGAGAGGCCCTGCCGCTGTTTCGTCGTCACCTGATCGACGAGGACTCGTACAGGCTGATAAACCGCCTGTCTGATTACATATTCGCTTTGGCCGTGGCATGCGACGAGGAATCCGTGGTCGAAGAGATCACCCGAAAGGTAATAAAGGAGTTGATAAGGATGTCCTGCAAAGAAGGCGAAGGTCGTCTCTCTCTAAAGACGGCTCTCGATCTTGTGTCAGCCGCGGAGGAGAAGGCGTCGCAGATTTCGGTTCCTATGGCTATCACCGTTTCGGACGAAAAGGGCCCTTTGGTCTTCAATAGGATGGACGGAGTTTTGCCGGTGAGCGTGGGATTAAGCGGCAAAAAGGCCAAGACTGCCCTGGGACTCCGTAAAACCACATCCGAGGTCTACGATCTGGTCCAGCCGGGAGCTCCGCTTTACGGTCTACAGTCCGATCCCGATCTGTGTTGTTTCGGCGGCGGTATCCCTTTGACCGATAAAGAGGGCAAGGTCGTCGGAGCCGTAGGGGTCAGCGGTGGATCCGTGGAAGAGGATATCGAGGTAGCGGAGGCTGCGGTGTCCCTTTGGAAAGAAAAGGAGGTTCGATGA